Proteins found in one Erythrobacter sp. KY5 genomic segment:
- a CDS encoding class I SAM-dependent RNA methyltransferase, with translation MPVSEIVRLAAEGDGVTADGQHVSLAVPGDVVASDGIIERGAHHVDPACRHFTVCGGCQLQHADEEILRAFVRDRVVNAARGQGVDIGDLLPEHLSPEGSRRRASLHALRVANGAIVGFREAGSHRLVDLSECPVLRPELATLIPAMREFVAKHGPKRNVDIALTLCDQGVDVGLSHFPLDGLAATEAALDFARGHQLARLTIDQGYGAETVWEPEPATISLSGVPVAMPAGAFLQATQDAEDLMVVDAGQALDDARIVADLFAGLGTFAFALARSGPAGRKVLAVEADQAAHLACKASAVRTGGRVLTMHRDLFRNPLQAAELSRFEGVLLDPPRAGARAQVAQLAQSDCPRAVYVSCNPSSWARDAAVLCDAGYNLETLRPVGQFRWSTHVELVSVFSR, from the coding sequence ATGCCTGTGAGCGAGATTGTTCGCCTTGCTGCGGAGGGTGATGGTGTGACTGCCGATGGCCAGCATGTATCGCTCGCAGTTCCGGGCGATGTGGTCGCCTCGGATGGCATCATCGAACGCGGTGCCCACCATGTCGATCCGGCGTGCCGGCACTTCACCGTCTGCGGGGGTTGCCAGCTTCAGCACGCGGACGAGGAAATCCTGCGAGCATTCGTGCGTGACCGGGTGGTCAACGCAGCGCGAGGGCAGGGTGTGGACATCGGCGATTTGCTGCCTGAACACCTCTCTCCCGAAGGTTCCCGTAGGCGAGCGTCGCTCCATGCCCTCAGGGTTGCCAACGGCGCAATCGTGGGCTTTCGCGAGGCGGGTTCGCATCGGCTTGTCGATCTTTCGGAGTGCCCGGTGCTCAGGCCCGAGCTGGCGACCCTGATCCCGGCGATGCGTGAGTTTGTCGCGAAGCATGGACCCAAGCGTAACGTCGATATCGCTCTGACACTTTGCGATCAGGGCGTCGATGTGGGTCTGTCGCATTTTCCGCTTGATGGGCTTGCAGCGACCGAAGCGGCGCTGGATTTTGCGCGCGGACATCAACTTGCGCGGCTTACGATCGATCAGGGCTATGGAGCCGAGACGGTGTGGGAGCCGGAACCAGCGACAATTTCGCTTTCCGGCGTTCCCGTCGCCATGCCTGCAGGAGCATTTCTTCAGGCGACACAGGACGCCGAAGATCTGATGGTTGTCGACGCCGGGCAGGCGTTGGACGATGCGCGGATCGTGGCGGACCTGTTCGCTGGCCTCGGGACTTTCGCGTTTGCCCTGGCAAGGAGCGGACCTGCTGGACGCAAGGTGTTGGCGGTTGAAGCGGATCAGGCGGCTCATCTGGCATGCAAGGCTTCTGCGGTGAGGACTGGTGGACGCGTTCTGACGATGCACCGCGATCTGTTCCGGAACCCGCTACAGGCGGCAGAACTGAGCAGGTTTGAAGGCGTGTTGCTTGACCCGCCGCGGGCAGGGGCGAGGGCGCAGGTCGCTCAGCTTGCCCAAAGTGACTGCCCGCGTGCCGTTTATGTAAGCTGTAATCCGTCGAGCTGGGCCCGCGATGCAGCCGTGTTGTGCGACGCAGGCTACAACCTTGAAACGCTGCGACCGGTTGGGCAGTTCCGATGGTCGACCCACGTGGAATTGGTGAGCGTTTTCAGCCGCTAA
- a CDS encoding NAD(P)H-hydrate dehydratase → MNSSQILTASQMQAAEQRIFDRGTSVFELMQLAAGGAAEWIRRLAGGRSVTVLCGPGNNGGDGYVIAHRLREFGNEVTVIAPLEPKTDAAQEARNLWGGAVLTSGNRQGADILVDCLFGSGLSRPLSGEHALLLRDLADRHATRIAIDVPSGIASDTGALLNDKLPEFDVTLALGAWKFAHWLLPGRAKMGTKRLVPIGVEDVEGAAHAVSKPRLAPPSLDAHKYRRGFAAVVGGSMPGAAVLASEAAMRSGAGYVKLFADQATGRTDPGLVIDTSPLAEALGDRRLDGILIGPGLGRDDGAEERLSYALSMKKPTVLDADALMLLRPDMLPDDPVALATPHDGELEKLCRAFSVVAESRRDRALALARGSGMVVLAKGPDSAIAAPDGRVCLVPPAPSWLSIAGTGDVLAGIAVSRLASGAEPFDAACEAAWLHSRAAQRCGAAFTAMELAHAVSGALAECL, encoded by the coding sequence ATGAATAGCTCTCAGATCCTTACCGCATCTCAGATGCAGGCTGCTGAGCAACGTATTTTCGATAGGGGCACAAGCGTTTTCGAGCTTATGCAGCTTGCCGCTGGAGGCGCTGCGGAATGGATACGGCGCTTGGCAGGCGGACGCAGCGTTACCGTCCTTTGCGGACCCGGCAATAATGGCGGTGATGGCTATGTCATCGCCCACCGACTTCGCGAGTTCGGCAACGAAGTAACCGTGATCGCGCCTCTGGAACCCAAGACTGACGCAGCGCAGGAGGCTCGCAACCTTTGGGGTGGCGCCGTTCTTACCTCCGGAAATCGTCAGGGCGCCGATATCCTTGTCGATTGCCTGTTCGGGTCGGGCCTCTCGCGCCCGCTTTCGGGCGAACACGCTCTTCTCCTTCGCGATCTGGCGGATCGACACGCCACGAGGATTGCGATCGATGTGCCATCTGGGATTGCGAGCGACACAGGCGCGCTCCTTAACGACAAGCTCCCCGAGTTTGACGTCACCCTCGCGCTCGGCGCTTGGAAGTTCGCACACTGGTTGCTTCCTGGCCGCGCCAAGATGGGAACCAAGCGCCTCGTTCCCATTGGCGTCGAAGACGTTGAGGGGGCCGCGCATGCTGTTTCGAAACCGCGACTGGCACCGCCTTCGCTTGACGCTCACAAATACCGCAGGGGCTTTGCTGCTGTCGTGGGAGGCTCGATGCCCGGCGCTGCAGTCCTCGCGTCAGAGGCAGCGATGCGCAGCGGCGCTGGGTATGTGAAGCTTTTCGCCGATCAGGCTACCGGTCGTACCGATCCGGGTCTTGTGATCGACACTTCTCCATTGGCCGAGGCGCTTGGTGATAGGCGGCTCGATGGAATCCTGATCGGGCCGGGTTTGGGGCGCGATGATGGGGCGGAGGAGCGCCTTTCGTATGCGCTTTCGATGAAGAAACCTACGGTTCTCGATGCTGACGCCTTGATGTTGCTCCGTCCGGACATGCTGCCCGATGACCCGGTTGCTCTCGCCACGCCTCATGATGGCGAACTCGAAAAGCTATGCAGGGCTTTCAGTGTGGTTGCGGAAAGTCGCCGCGATCGGGCCTTGGCTCTGGCAAGGGGAAGCGGAATGGTCGTCCTCGCAAAGGGACCCGATAGTGCTATCGCTGCGCCAGATGGCCGTGTGTGTCTGGTACCACCGGCACCGTCGTGGCTTTCGATTGCTGGAACCGGCGACGTGCTGGCGGGGATTGCGGTCAGTCGCCTCGCTTCTGGAGCTGAGCCCTTCGATGCAGCTTGTGAGGCGGCTTGGCTGCACAGCCGCGCTGCTCAACGATGCGGCGCTGCATTTACAGCGATGGAGCTTGCCCACGCAGTATCTGGTGCATTGGCGGAATGCCTGTGA
- the ilvD gene encoding dihydroxy-acid dehydratase, which produces MPFDKSRLPSRHVSVGPERAPHRSYYYAMGMSEEEIARPFVAVASAGNDSAPCNTTLDPQANICREGVIAGGGTPRRFNTITVTDGIAMGHQGMKSSLVSREVIADSVELSVRGHCYDALVGFAGCDKSLPGMMMAMLRLNVPSIFVYGGSILPGTHNGKDVTVVDVFEAVGQHAAGNCPLQELIALEKVACPGHGACGGQFTANTMACVGEAIGLSLPNSNMAPAPYTSREEIARAAGEQVMVLLERNLRPRDICTRAAFENAARVVAATGGSTNAALHLPAMASECGIDFDLFDVAEIFKSTPYIADLKPGGKYVAKDMHEAGGVYMGMKTLLDGGFLDPEPMTVTGKTLGENIEEITWNPDQKVFYDVKSPITPTGGVVGLKGSLAPDGAIVKVAGMARLQFSGPARVFECEEDAFAAVENRDITEGSVIVIRYEGPKGGPGMREMLATTAALYGQGMGEKVALITDGRFSGATRGFCIGHVGPEAAECGPIALIEDGDTISIDAERGTIDLEVDESVLEQRRQKWEPRTNDYQSGALWRYAQNVGPARNGALTHPGAKSETHVFADI; this is translated from the coding sequence ATGCCTTTCGACAAATCCAGATTGCCAAGCCGGCACGTTTCGGTCGGTCCGGAGCGGGCACCGCACCGGTCCTATTACTACGCGATGGGTATGAGCGAGGAAGAAATCGCGCGGCCCTTCGTCGCTGTCGCAAGTGCGGGCAACGATTCCGCACCGTGCAACACCACTCTTGATCCGCAGGCTAACATCTGCCGCGAAGGTGTCATCGCCGGCGGAGGCACGCCGCGCCGTTTCAACACGATCACCGTGACCGATGGGATCGCGATGGGTCACCAGGGCATGAAAAGCTCTCTGGTAAGCCGAGAGGTGATCGCGGATTCGGTCGAACTGTCGGTGCGCGGTCACTGCTATGACGCTCTGGTCGGCTTTGCCGGTTGCGACAAGAGCCTGCCGGGAATGATGATGGCGATGCTGAGGCTGAACGTGCCAAGCATCTTCGTTTACGGCGGTTCGATCCTCCCCGGCACCCATAACGGTAAGGACGTAACCGTAGTCGACGTGTTCGAGGCCGTAGGCCAGCATGCCGCTGGCAATTGCCCGCTTCAGGAATTGATCGCGCTGGAAAAGGTAGCTTGCCCCGGACACGGCGCATGTGGTGGTCAGTTTACAGCTAACACTATGGCCTGTGTTGGCGAGGCAATCGGATTGTCTTTGCCAAACAGCAATATGGCGCCTGCACCTTACACTTCGCGCGAAGAAATCGCGCGTGCCGCTGGAGAGCAGGTGATGGTCCTTCTGGAACGCAATCTGCGTCCTCGGGATATCTGCACACGGGCCGCCTTTGAAAACGCTGCACGCGTCGTCGCGGCAACCGGCGGTTCCACCAATGCCGCGCTTCACCTTCCCGCTATGGCAAGCGAGTGCGGGATAGATTTCGATCTCTTCGACGTGGCAGAGATATTCAAATCCACCCCATACATCGCCGACCTCAAGCCCGGCGGGAAGTACGTGGCCAAGGATATGCACGAGGCAGGCGGCGTCTACATGGGCATGAAAACGCTTCTGGATGGCGGTTTTCTCGACCCTGAGCCGATGACGGTCACCGGCAAGACGCTGGGTGAGAATATCGAGGAGATCACCTGGAATCCCGATCAGAAGGTGTTCTACGATGTGAAAAGTCCGATCACCCCGACCGGCGGAGTCGTCGGACTCAAAGGCTCGCTCGCGCCCGATGGAGCGATTGTGAAAGTCGCCGGGATGGCGCGACTGCAATTCTCAGGTCCGGCGCGTGTCTTTGAATGTGAAGAAGATGCTTTTGCTGCGGTTGAGAACCGCGATATCACAGAGGGCAGCGTCATCGTGATCCGGTACGAAGGGCCCAAGGGCGGCCCCGGCATGCGCGAGATGCTTGCTACAACCGCTGCGCTTTACGGACAGGGTATGGGAGAGAAAGTTGCCCTCATCACAGACGGACGGTTCTCGGGGGCCACGCGTGGCTTTTGCATCGGGCATGTCGGGCCAGAGGCGGCCGAATGCGGACCAATCGCACTGATCGAGGATGGCGATACGATCAGTATCGATGCTGAGCGGGGCACAATCGACCTTGAGGTCGATGAAAGCGTGCTAGAACAACGCCGTCAAAAATGGGAGCCGCGCACCAACGATTACCAGTCGGGCGCTCTTTGGCGTTATGCTCAAAATGTCGGGCCTGCGCGAAATGGTGCGCTCACTCATCCGGGGGCCAAGTCTGAAACACATGTTTTCGCGGATATCTAG
- a CDS encoding N-formylglutamate amidohydrolase, producing MIDGQVFEQIGEVKRGGLVCVSDHASSYVPGDLPLGIPDDLLETHIGVDIGVAGVASRMARRHGIPAHMALISRLVIDLHREEDHPKVVPTTSDGHLIPGNIGADVEARLTRYYRPYHDALTKWLDEAEPELIISLHSFTPKLETSDEERPWEVGLLYNEDDRAARHAIRLFGELGLTVGDNEPYSGKELNATMNRHAEAHGRPYCAIEVRQDLISNRADQARWATMIADVCGRVALALD from the coding sequence ATGATCGACGGGCAGGTGTTCGAGCAAATCGGTGAAGTGAAGCGCGGCGGGTTGGTCTGTGTGAGCGACCACGCATCCAGCTACGTACCCGGCGACTTGCCGCTTGGCATACCTGATGATCTGCTGGAAACGCATATCGGCGTCGATATCGGTGTCGCCGGTGTCGCCTCGCGCATGGCCAGACGGCACGGCATTCCGGCGCATATGGCATTGATCAGCCGCCTCGTGATCGACCTGCATCGTGAGGAAGATCACCCCAAGGTGGTCCCTACCACAAGCGACGGGCACCTGATCCCGGGCAATATCGGAGCGGATGTGGAAGCGCGTCTGACGCGCTACTATCGCCCGTATCACGATGCGCTTACCAAGTGGCTCGACGAAGCTGAGCCGGAGCTTATCATATCGCTTCACAGCTTCACGCCAAAGCTCGAGACAAGTGACGAGGAGCGCCCATGGGAAGTGGGGCTTCTCTATAACGAAGACGATCGCGCGGCTCGCCACGCCATCCGCCTTTTTGGCGAGCTCGGCCTCACGGTCGGCGATAATGAGCCGTATTCGGGCAAGGAATTGAACGCGACGATGAATCGCCATGCGGAAGCGCACGGGCGGCCCTATTGCGCGATTGAGGTGCGGCAGGACCTTATCTCGAACCGCGCCGATCAGGCCCGCTGGGCCACAATGATCGCTGATGTTTGCGGAAGGGTTGCGCTCGCGCTCGACTAA
- a CDS encoding 4-(cytidine 5'-diphospho)-2-C-methyl-D-erythritol kinase, which translates to MTRQLAITETAYAKINLALHVRRRREDGYHELETLFAFVDAGDVLSARLSDKDRVATVGEFATGIDNPLDNLVAKALTALPRAQGLDITLEKNLPVAAGLGGGSADAGGVFRMVEKVHGLPDDWQARAAKLGADVPCCVRSETVVGRGTGTQLQPAEQDLRDTPVLLVNPRTKLATGPVFNAWDGQDRGALPQGSSRQIALEGRNDLTSPAIELCPAIRDVLDALAGGEAWLSRMSGSGATCFALYENETARDDAAERLRNEHADWWLLAGNLR; encoded by the coding sequence GTGACGCGCCAATTGGCGATCACCGAAACCGCATACGCCAAGATCAACCTCGCGCTGCATGTCCGCAGGCGGCGCGAGGATGGCTATCATGAGCTCGAGACGCTGTTTGCGTTCGTCGATGCTGGGGATGTGTTGTCAGCCCGGCTTTCGGACAAGGACCGGGTTGCGACGGTCGGCGAGTTCGCAACCGGCATAGATAATCCACTCGACAACCTCGTTGCAAAGGCGTTGACGGCGCTACCACGCGCTCAGGGCCTCGACATCACACTTGAAAAGAACCTACCGGTGGCAGCGGGCCTCGGCGGTGGCTCTGCTGATGCCGGGGGGGTGTTTCGCATGGTGGAGAAGGTGCACGGTCTCCCCGATGACTGGCAGGCACGCGCGGCAAAACTGGGCGCGGATGTGCCCTGCTGCGTTCGAAGCGAGACCGTGGTCGGACGCGGTACGGGGACGCAGCTGCAACCAGCTGAGCAGGATCTGAGGGACACGCCGGTCCTGCTGGTCAATCCGCGAACAAAGCTGGCCACAGGACCGGTTTTCAACGCCTGGGACGGGCAAGACCGCGGCGCCTTGCCGCAGGGGTCATCGAGGCAAATCGCGCTCGAAGGTCGAAACGATCTCACCTCGCCCGCGATTGAATTGTGCCCTGCTATCAGGGATGTGCTAGACGCTCTTGCAGGGGGCGAGGCGTGGCTCTCCCGCATGTCGGGATCGGGAGCCACCTGCTTTGCGTTGTACGAGAATGAGACCGCGCGCGATGACGCTGCTGAGCGGCTCAGGAACGAGCACGCTGACTGGTGGCTGCTTGCAGGGAATTTGAGATGA
- a CDS encoding electron transfer flavoprotein-ubiquinone oxidoreductase, whose amino-acid sequence MSERESMPCDVVIVGGGPAGLTAAIKLKQINEELEVVVLEKGSEIGAHILSGAVVDPKALDELFPDWRDMDCPMAQTPVTDNWHWVLSKSGKTSLPHAIMPPLMSNHGCYTGSLGNMTRWLGEQAEALGVMVFPGFPASAPIFDEQGRVSGVITQDMGIAADGTQKPDYQPGMEIHAKYTLFAEGARGSLTKLMKAKYDLEADCQPQVYGLGIKELWDIDPKKHVPGRVIHTQGWPLTESDSWGGGFLYHQANGQVALGFVTALDYKNPWVSPYQEFQRWKQHPAISEYLEGGTRVAYGARAINEGGWQSVPKLAFPGGALIGCAAGFVNVPRIKGSHTAMKSGMLAAESIAAAIAAGDEKTELMDYDAAVRSSWIADELKKVQNAQPAVAKYGGDIGTALAGIDMWMRTLKIGLPISMKHHKDHTMTGRADLYPKIDYPKPDGVISFDRLTNVAFSFTNHAEDQPVHLQVGDRDLQRESELKVFGGPSARYCPAGVYEWILEEGKEAKFQINSQNCVHCKTCDIKDPNQNINWVTPEGGGGPNYPNM is encoded by the coding sequence ATGAGCGAACGCGAATCAATGCCATGCGATGTCGTGATTGTGGGTGGCGGGCCGGCTGGCCTGACCGCTGCGATCAAACTCAAGCAGATCAATGAAGAGCTTGAGGTTGTCGTGCTTGAGAAAGGCTCTGAAATCGGGGCGCATATTCTCTCGGGCGCGGTGGTCGATCCCAAGGCGTTGGACGAACTGTTCCCCGATTGGCGCGACATGGATTGCCCGATGGCACAGACCCCGGTGACCGACAACTGGCACTGGGTTCTGTCCAAGTCTGGGAAGACTTCGCTCCCGCATGCGATCATGCCGCCTCTGATGAGCAACCACGGTTGCTACACCGGCTCGCTCGGCAACATGACCCGCTGGCTTGGTGAGCAGGCAGAAGCTCTTGGCGTTATGGTGTTCCCCGGCTTCCCGGCGTCGGCTCCGATCTTCGATGAGCAGGGCCGCGTCTCGGGCGTCATAACGCAGGACATGGGCATCGCCGCCGATGGCACGCAGAAACCGGATTATCAGCCCGGCATGGAAATCCACGCCAAGTACACGCTCTTCGCCGAGGGCGCGCGCGGTTCGCTCACCAAATTGATGAAGGCGAAGTACGACCTTGAAGCTGATTGCCAGCCACAGGTTTATGGCCTTGGCATCAAGGAGCTTTGGGACATCGATCCCAAGAAGCACGTGCCCGGCCGCGTAATTCACACGCAAGGCTGGCCGCTTACGGAAAGCGACAGCTGGGGAGGGGGCTTCCTCTACCATCAGGCTAACGGGCAGGTTGCGCTCGGCTTTGTAACCGCGCTCGATTACAAGAACCCGTGGGTGTCGCCGTATCAGGAATTCCAGCGCTGGAAGCAGCATCCTGCGATCAGCGAATATCTCGAAGGCGGTACTCGCGTCGCTTACGGCGCGCGGGCCATCAATGAAGGTGGCTGGCAGTCCGTACCCAAGCTCGCCTTCCCGGGCGGCGCGCTGATCGGCTGCGCGGCTGGCTTCGTCAACGTGCCCCGCATCAAGGGAAGTCACACCGCGATGAAGAGCGGTATGCTGGCTGCCGAAAGCATCGCGGCTGCGATCGCTGCCGGGGATGAGAAAACAGAGCTGATGGATTACGATGCGGCTGTCCGTTCCAGCTGGATCGCGGATGAACTCAAGAAGGTCCAGAACGCGCAGCCTGCCGTCGCCAAGTATGGCGGCGATATCGGCACTGCGCTTGCCGGGATTGATATGTGGATGCGTACACTCAAGATCGGTCTGCCGATCAGCATGAAGCACCACAAGGACCACACCATGACGGGCCGCGCTGATCTGTATCCGAAGATCGATTATCCCAAGCCCGATGGCGTCATCAGTTTCGACCGCCTCACCAATGTCGCCTTCAGCTTTACCAACCATGCGGAGGACCAACCGGTCCACCTGCAGGTCGGCGACCGCGACTTGCAGCGCGAAAGCGAGCTGAAGGTCTTCGGCGGTCCTTCGGCACGCTATTGCCCGGCGGGCGTTTATGAGTGGATCCTGGAAGAGGGCAAGGAAGCCAAGTTTCAGATCAACTCGCAAAACTGCGTCCACTGCAAGACCTGCGACATCAAGGACCCGAACCAGAACATCAACTGGGTCACGCCCGAAGGCGGCGGTGGTCCGAACTATCCGAACATGTGA
- a CDS encoding lytic transglycosylase domain-containing protein, whose product MVSRSMMNYGLRASIVGFAAASTFALASAASAQSSNMVAHYDRSDTANAAVPQVLTTDEREHYRSLFAAIDSQNWDDVRVRLDRRDDGVLNQIAVAEFYTHANSPRVSSEQVAQWFEDGVDLPQAEQLGRIGANRGLEWMPQLPEAQSFARQPSASRRIRPRSIDDGSIAPRSKEAILSAIRDDDPVNAHAQLVEIDPYLSAEARAEWRQRVAWSYYIENDDRNALMLAQTVSEGSGPWVAEGEWVAGLASWRLGDCSLSADAFERAAYQSTNVELTSAAHYWAYRALVRCGDPERAQRHLDAASRYDETLYGMLAIDQLGIDLPAAAPAEPFSSTDWNAISDRKNVRVATALVEIGRHGLADEVLRHEARIGRAQDYPAIARLARTLGLPSTQLFMAHYTPYGVRADRSLLYPVAGWQPRTGWRVDPSLAFAHALQESGFRTRAVSPANARGLMQITPITVREHAPRLNMSASYVDLDDPEVNLAFGQRNLEMLRDNPATQGLLPKIMAAYNAGLSPISRWNSEINDQGDPLLWMESIPYWETRGYVSIVMRNYWMYERAAGVASPSRRALAQGEWPLFPGAARSRSASLER is encoded by the coding sequence ATGGTCAGCCGATCTATGATGAATTACGGTTTGCGAGCTTCGATTGTCGGGTTCGCTGCGGCTTCAACCTTTGCCCTTGCCTCTGCCGCCTCAGCACAGTCTTCGAACATGGTGGCGCATTATGATCGCAGCGACACTGCGAATGCCGCGGTTCCTCAGGTTCTGACCACCGACGAGCGCGAGCATTACCGCTCGCTGTTTGCCGCTATCGACAGCCAGAATTGGGACGATGTTCGTGTGCGGCTTGATCGGCGTGACGATGGCGTTCTCAACCAGATCGCAGTGGCTGAGTTCTACACACACGCCAACAGTCCCCGTGTTTCCTCGGAGCAGGTCGCGCAGTGGTTTGAGGATGGCGTCGATTTGCCGCAGGCAGAGCAGCTTGGCCGGATCGGTGCCAATCGCGGCCTTGAATGGATGCCGCAGCTTCCAGAAGCGCAAAGCTTTGCCCGCCAACCTTCAGCCTCCAGGCGCATTCGTCCACGCAGCATCGACGATGGTTCGATTGCGCCGCGCTCGAAGGAAGCGATCCTCAGCGCGATCCGCGACGACGACCCTGTCAATGCACACGCACAGCTTGTCGAGATCGACCCCTATCTCAGTGCCGAAGCGCGCGCTGAATGGCGGCAGCGAGTGGCGTGGAGTTACTATATCGAGAACGACGATCGCAACGCTCTCATGTTGGCGCAGACGGTCTCCGAAGGTTCAGGCCCCTGGGTGGCAGAAGGCGAATGGGTCGCGGGCCTTGCATCCTGGCGACTGGGCGACTGTTCGCTGTCGGCTGACGCGTTCGAGCGAGCCGCTTACCAATCCACCAATGTCGAGCTCACATCGGCTGCGCATTACTGGGCGTACCGCGCGCTTGTGAGGTGCGGCGATCCAGAGCGTGCGCAGCGCCACCTCGATGCGGCGTCGCGCTATGACGAGACGCTGTATGGCATGCTGGCCATCGACCAGCTGGGTATCGACCTTCCTGCGGCTGCGCCGGCAGAGCCATTCAGCAGCACCGACTGGAACGCGATCTCCGACCGCAAAAACGTCCGCGTTGCGACCGCCCTTGTCGAGATCGGACGCCATGGCCTCGCCGATGAGGTGCTTCGACACGAAGCGCGGATCGGTCGGGCGCAGGACTATCCCGCAATCGCGCGCCTTGCGCGGACACTGGGCCTTCCCTCGACACAGCTGTTCATGGCTCACTACACCCCTTACGGAGTGCGTGCTGACCGCTCGCTGCTGTATCCCGTCGCCGGATGGCAGCCACGCACAGGTTGGCGTGTCGATCCCTCGCTTGCCTTTGCGCACGCCCTTCAGGAATCGGGTTTCCGCACCCGCGCAGTCAGCCCGGCCAATGCGCGAGGGCTCATGCAGATCACCCCGATCACCGTTCGCGAGCATGCCCCGCGCCTCAACATGAGCGCTTCCTATGTCGACCTCGACGACCCGGAAGTGAACCTCGCATTCGGTCAGCGCAATCTTGAGATGCTGCGCGACAATCCGGCGACGCAGGGCCTGTTGCCCAAGATCATGGCCGCCTACAACGCAGGGCTCTCGCCGATCAGCCGCTGGAACTCCGAGATCAACGATCAGGGCGATCCGCTGCTCTGGATGGAGTCGATCCCCTATTGGGAGACGCGCGGCTATGTCTCTATCGTCATGCGCAACTACTGGATGTACGAACGCGCCGCAGGTGTTGCCTCGCCCAGCCGCCGTGCGCTGGCGCAAGGCGAATGGCCCCTTTTCCCCGGCGCCGCCCGCTCCCGCTCGGCCAGCCTCGAGCGTTGA
- the moaB gene encoding molybdenum cofactor biosynthesis protein B, with translation MAIDETLPFTPINIAVLTVSDTRTRDDDTSGDILAARIEAAGHTIAERAIIKDDAILLVDEIESWIDNPKIDAIISTGGTGLTGRDVTPEALSRIDGGRDIPGFGELFRWISYKTIGTSTVQSRACAIVARGTYIFALPGSNGAVKDGWDGILAEQLDSRNRPCNFVELMPRLRES, from the coding sequence ATGGCGATTGACGAGACCCTTCCCTTCACCCCGATCAACATCGCTGTTCTGACCGTCTCCGACACCCGCACGCGCGACGACGACACGTCCGGCGACATACTCGCCGCAAGGATCGAGGCCGCCGGTCACACCATCGCCGAACGCGCCATCATCAAGGACGATGCGATCCTGCTCGTCGACGAGATCGAGAGCTGGATCGACAACCCGAAGATCGACGCGATCATCTCGACCGGTGGCACTGGCCTGACTGGCCGTGATGTCACTCCCGAAGCGCTTTCGCGTATCGATGGCGGTCGCGACATTCCCGGCTTTGGCGAGCTGTTCCGCTGGATCAGCTACAAGACCATCGGAACCAGCACCGTCCAGTCACGCGCCTGCGCCATCGTTGCGCGGGGCACTTACATCTTCGCGCTTCCCGGTTCTAACGGAGCGGTCAAGGATGGCTGGGACGGCATCCTTGCCGAACAACTCGACAGCCGCAACAGGCCATGCAATTTCGTCGAGCTGATGCCCAGATTGCGCGAATCCTGA